A region of Candidatus Hydrogenedentota bacterium DNA encodes the following proteins:
- a CDS encoding nucleotidyltransferase domain-containing protein has translation MRSLVDEKRDAIEALCLKFNVRRLDVFGSVTGALFNPSNSDIDFLVEFEQLAPAMHYECYFGLQEGLETLFGRHVDLVESASLRNPYFIKGVDATREPVYAA, from the coding sequence ATGAGGTCTTTGGTGGATGAAAAACGGGATGCCATAGAAGCGCTGTGCCTGAAATTCAATGTCCGGAGACTGGATGTTTTCGGCTCGGTGACGGGTGCGTTGTTTAATCCGTCAAACAGTGACATTGACTTCCTTGTCGAATTTGAGCAGCTTGCCCCCGCAATGCATTACGAATGTTATTTCGGGCTGCAGGAAGGCCTCGAAACTCTTTTCGGCCGCCATGTTGATCTGGTCGAGTCCGCCTCGCTGCGCAACCCCTATTTCATCAAAGGGGTGGACGCGACACGGGAGCCGGTATATGCGGCGTGA